Genomic DNA from Microbacterium sp. NC79:
CTGGGCGTCCCCATGGCGATCCCGGTTGCCGTCCTCGTGTTCCTCGGATCCTTCGTGCCCTTCATCGGTGCGGTTGTCACCGGCGCCCTCGCTGTCTTCCTCGCGCTGGTCTACAACGGTCCCTTCATTGCACTGTGGATGCTGGTGGGCGTGCTCGCCGTGCAGCAGGTGGAGAGCCACCTCCTGCAACCGCTCCTCATGGGCGCAGCCGTCAAGGTGCACCCGCTCGCCGTTGTGCTTGCCGTTGCCGGTGGTGCCATGATCGCCGGCATCCCCGGAGCCCTCTTTGCGGTTCCGCTTGCCGCCTTTGCCAACGTTGTTGCGGTCTCCCTCGCCAGCGGATCGTGGCGAGACGGAACCGTAAATCACGCTGATTTGATTTGGAAAACCGTACCGAGAGAAAGGCGGGCCCGATGAGTCGCGGACCCGAGCTGAAAGACATCGAACACGCGGCGGAGAGCCTTGCTCCGCATATTGGCCACACGCCGCTCGAGCCGTCACAACACCTCACCGATGTCTTGGGTTCTCCCGTCTACCTCAAGATGGAAAACCTCCAGCGCACGGGATCGTTCAAGATTCGTGGCGCCACCTATCGGCTGTCCCGGCTGACCCCGGAAGAACGCGCTCGCGGCGTGGTGGCGGCCTCCGCAGGCAACCACGCGCAGGGGGTGGCGCTCGCAGCACGTGAGTTGGGTGTCGCGGCGACGATCTTCATGCCCCTTGGCGTGCCGGTTCCGAAGCTGCTGTCGACGCGTGGATACGGCGCCGAGGTGGTGTTGCAGGGTGAAACGGTTGAGACGCCACTTCGACTGGCTGCCGAGTTTGCCGAGCGCACCGGTGCCGTGCTGATTCACCCCTACGACCACATCGATGTGGTGACAGGGCAGGCAACGCTCGGGCTGGAGATCTTCGACGATCTGCCCGACGTCGACACCGTCATTATGGGAATCGGCGGCGGCGGACTGATCGCCGGAGTCGCTGCTGCACTGAAACAGCGTGCGGCCGCGGCCGGGCGCACGATTCGCATCATCGGTGTGCAGGCAGAAAACGCTTCGCCCTACCCCCAGTCGCTCATCGAGGGGCACCCGGTCGCGGTGCAGACCAAGCCAACCATCGCTGACGGTATCAACGTGGCGCGGCCTGGCGATGTGCCATTCGAGATCATCAAGGATCTCGTCGACGATGTTGTTACTGTGACCGACGACGATATCGCTCGTGCACTTCTGGTGTTGTTGGAGCGCGCCAAGGTGGTGGTGGAACCAGCGGGTGCCGTTGGAGTCGCCGCGATCCTCGCTGGCAAGATTCAGTCGACGGGCAAGACCGTGACGATCCTCTCAGGCGGAAACATTGACCCGCTCCTGTTGCAGCGCATCGTCGCGCACGGTTTGGCCGCGTCTGGTCGATACATGACGATTCGTATTCCGCTGCCTGACCGTCCCGGCCAGCTGGTGCGCATTTCGGAGATCATCGCCAACGCCGGCGCCAACGTTGTCGA
This window encodes:
- the ilvA gene encoding threonine ammonia-lyase — protein: MSRGPELKDIEHAAESLAPHIGHTPLEPSQHLTDVLGSPVYLKMENLQRTGSFKIRGATYRLSRLTPEERARGVVAASAGNHAQGVALAARELGVAATIFMPLGVPVPKLLSTRGYGAEVVLQGETVETPLRLAAEFAERTGAVLIHPYDHIDVVTGQATLGLEIFDDLPDVDTVIMGIGGGGLIAGVAAALKQRAAAAGRTIRIIGVQAENASPYPQSLIEGHPVAVQTKPTIADGINVARPGDVPFEIIKDLVDDVVTVTDDDIARALLVLLERAKVVVEPAGAVGVAAILAGKIQSTGKTVTILSGGNIDPLLLQRIVAHGLAASGRYMTIRIPLPDRPGQLVRISEIIANAGANVVEVMHTRHGQGMQINEVMIQISVETRGHEHQQVTLEALREDGYDPILVDD